Within the Candidatus Ruthia endofausta genome, the region TGCGCCGTTTTAGGTACAGATTCTTTATAAACCTTAGCTACAGGCTCAAAAAAAATTTCATCTAAGGTTTGATTAAACTCAAAAACTGCTCTATTTAATACCTCAAATGAATCAACATCTTCAGCCATAGTAATTGTACCAAATGCCAATAACACAAAACTCATTAATAAATTTTTCATTCGTTCATCTCCTGAATAAATATATCAAATAAACCACTCACATCGTGCGGCCCTGGCGAGGCTTCAGGGTGCCCTTGAAAGCCAAATGCTTTTTTATTAACAACACTAATGCCTTGGATAGAATTGTCAAACAACGAGCGATGTGTCACTTCTAAATCGTTAGGCATATTTTCCTCTGACACTGAAAATCCATGATTTTGAGAAGTAATTACCACTTGTTTGGTGTGTAAATTTTGCACAGGATGGTTAGCACCATGATGGCCAAATTTCATCTTTTGCGTTGTTGCGCCAACTGCCAAAGATAACAATTGATGACCTAAGCAAATACCAAACAACGGCATATCTTTTTCTAACAAGGTTTGAATGTTTTCAATAGCATAATCGCACGGTTCAGGATCGCCCGGCCCATTGGATAAAAATACACCGTCAGGGTTCATCGCTAATATTGTTTCTACTGGTGTTTGTGCATTAACAACAGTTAAATCACAACCTCTGTCTACTAACATCCTTAAAATATTTTTCTTAACACCATAATCATAAACCACAACTTTAAATTTAGCATCTAATTTGTTAAATTTACTCTCTTCTAACGAATAAGAGCCTTGATTAAATTCATACGACTGAACAGTTGAGACCACTTTTGCTAAATCCATATTTTTAAGACCAGCAAATGATTGAGTCTTGGCAATAGCTGCCTCTTGGTCAATGTCATCACCTGCAATAATACACCCTTTAAGTGTGCCCTGTGTTCGCAGGTGGCGTGTTAATGCGCGGGTATCAATATCACTAATAGCAACAATATGATTTAATTTTAAATACTCACCTAGAGGCCTATCTGAACGCCAATTACTTGCCATCAAAGGCAGATCACGGATAACTAAACCTGCTGCATAAACTTTGTCTGATTCTTCGTCAACTGGGTTGGTGCCCGTATTGCCAATATGTGGATAAGTCAGTGCAACGATTTGTTGTGCATACGACGGGTCGGTTAAAATTTCTTGATAACCCGTCATTGAGGTATTAAACACTACTTCGCCTAAAGTTTCACCATTAACGCCAATAGATTTTCCATAAAAAATCTTCCCATCTTCTAATGTTAATAAGGCAACTTGTGACACCATAATACTCCCAAATGAAAAACTTCGAGGATTTTACCATATCATCGCACTACTCTGACGTCCAAATGCACAAACTCAAAGTGATATAATGATGGTTTTAAAAACCAAACAAGAGGTGTTATGAAGATAACCGTTGACAATATCAAATGTGGTGGTTGTGCAGCCACCATTACTAAAAAATTAACAACAACTTTTGATGTCGAAAATATTGATATCAATATTGAACAAGGCATTATGAATCTTGACGTAGACGATGCTAAAAAAGCCGAAGTTGTTAAAGTTCTACTAAATCTTGGCTATCCTGAAATCGATTCAGTTCATGGCTTTAATTCTGTCAAAGCCAAAGCAAAATCCTTTGTTTCTTGTGCCATTGGCAAAATGGACACATGACACTCACCCTAAATGGTGAATTGCTAAAATTGGCTGATAATTTAAACGCACATGATTTGATTGTTCAACTGAGTTATGAAAATCAACGCATTGCGCTAGAAGTCAACAAAGCCATTATTCCTAAATCCAAACATGCTGAATTTACCCTAAACGAAGGTGATATTTGTGAGATTATTAAAGCAGTGGGTGGTGGGTAAATACCGTAAATTGCGCCTAAGTCCAACTTAAATGTGCTTTTGATTCATATCAATATCACCATTTAATAGCTTATCAGTCGAGCTTGACAACAATCCGCTACGAGTAGTTTCTAACCTTTTGGCATAAATGTTCAAGTTGTTAATCCTATCCTTGGTCATCGAAATATTGATTTTTCTAGTTTTATTTAAATCTTCAGGTTCTGGAATAATATCTTTATTTTTGAGTGCAACATCAAGATAGCATTTAAAAGCACTTTTCACATCTGTAATTGCCTCCACCGTTTTGCTCATCTAAATTTGTGATAATAATGTCATAATCGATTACTAAGTAATAGTCTTTATCTTTAATCATTTTTCATTCTCCAATATTGCCAATACTTTTTTCACATAAATAACTTTAATTGGGCGTTTGAACGGAATAGTGATACTTGGTGCATTATCTTTACGAAATACAAAATGACTGTCGCTAGAATTAATACATTCATACCCATTTTGAAGTAGTAATTTCTTAAGCAAGTCAAAATTAATATTTTTAGGTTTGTTTTGCAACTGCTGCAATATTTTCTAAAATAACAGTTACTTTATTTTCCATAGTTGAATATTTTTCACTGCACTTATTCTATGTAATCATTGGTGATATTCCATAGGTGCAAGCAATGAAGTTTTTCCGTCATATAAATATTCGACATAAAGAGTTTCAAAAACTTTAGTTTTGTACTCAAAAGATACTCCCGATACAAAGCCAAATGCAGCATAAACAACATACATCGTCGCTGCTAATCTTTAATTTTTTATTATCTTAGCCAAAATATTTTTATAATTCTTTTCGTTATTGGTAAACAGTACGCTTTAAGTCTTTTTGCTTATTCTTTAATACTGTTAAACCACTAAAAGTAAAGTTGGCTTTTGATTCATTGCTACGAATGTTAGCCTCAATTTGGCAACTATTCAATACAACCCCAACTATCAAAACGCCACTCATTGTTATTAACTTTTTCACAACACTCTCTTTTTAAAAAACACGCATTCACTAAAAGGCTAGGGAAAAACATTGTGTGAACCCTAATGACAATAAACTTGAACTACTAAAAAAAATAACACTATCACAAATTATCATTAACAGCTAAATTGAAAGTAGTGGTTACAAATCCACTGTCAGGATTGATTACTTTTACGGTAATAGTAAGAGTAATAATATTACCATTCCAAGTGAGTAATCCTGTATTTATATTAATGGTTAAAAATCCACCAGTTGGATTAGCAACAATTTCATAAACAGCACCTGCTTGTATATTCTCACAATAGGTAGTGTTAAATCCGAAGAAATCGCCCCACCATTATCATCAACACTTTGCTCTGCCATTGATATACTCGATTGAAAAAGTGGCGTTACCCTAGTTACACCTTTCCTGCTTTGAATACTTATATTTATGAGTAAGCACAATGTCTTCAAAACAGCGGGGTTCTGATAGATGCGGCAGGATTTGCTGTGATGAGTAAGTACTAAGATCAAAGGTGTTGTCAAAACCTAGTTCAATTTTATTACTGTCTTGAGGGGTATTACGCTGATAATTTGCAAACCAATGTTTGTGTTTAATGCCTAAAGTGTTAATGTTATTATCACGTTCAAAGCCACAGAGTATTGATTAATCCTTGCGTAAGCATTATCACCAGAAATAAGTTTTTGATTGGATAAATTAAGTCCCGTTTTAAATGGGTTGAACTTTGTAACCATACCCGTTTTAATAAAATTCTTATTAAGTTCTAATTTTAGTTTTAAATCCTCGGAGTTGAATTTAACACCAATACCGTATGGTGTTTTTAACAGCATACGGTATTGAGGACGTAAAGCTCTATATTGCTTAGAAAATTGGTTTGTTCAACTGCATTTGTAGTGTGCACGGCAAACATTGATAAGCCAAATAAAGCCAAGTTTTTAAATAGTTGCATAATGTCTCTTGTTAAAGAATGGATAGTAAAAAATTACAAAGTAAGACAATTGGTGAAAGAATTGGAATAGCAAGGGGATCTTTGAAATTATCAAAATCAAAGCTTTCAAGAAAAATGCATTTATCTAGGTCGATTTATGGACAATGAGAACGTGGTATTTCCAACCCATCCACCGCACATTTGGTGAAACTTGCCCATGTATTGAATATATCGTTTGAATGATTGGCACTAGGAAATGAGGCGACTAAGCCCAATGTTGTCAAAAATAAAACCGGATCAATATCAAGCAACTGTTAGATAAAACCACACCCAAACAAAAAAATTATTTACTTGAGTTGTTAAGCGATATTACCAACTAATCCTAACAAGGGCAAACCTTGTCAAGGGTCATCGTGAAAACCCAGTATTCACTCAAGTTTTTTCTCAATTTCTTGCATTTCATTTTTACTAAGCCTAGTTAGCATATTTGAGGTGAATTTATTGGTATCAATTGCACGAATATAATCACAAATGACATCTGAATCATATTCTAATTAATCTTGTTGTTTAACCCTAAAACGCAAAAGTATCATTTTTTAGATGTATTGTTGATGGGAAAACATTAACAGTTGGATGCTTGATATTGTTTAATTCGTTAGATTAAATCACTAAGACTGGACGAATTTTGCCAATTCCAGCACCTTTACTAGGATTGAGATTAGCTAGATAAATCTCGCCTCTTGCAAAAATCTTATTCATTTTTCTTGATTTCCAGTATTGCTTTCTCAATCACCTCATCACTAACTCAGCCGGTTCTTCTTCCAATCCATCCATTAACGTGCTATCAAAATCACGACTCAACTCAATGTCTAAATCTCTAGTTTCAAAAGAGGAATCTTGCATTTGTTTAATAATTTTTTTCTTTCAAGACTTTTATGATAATCTGTAATTGCTTGACGAATCAGTGCACTTTTGGATAGGTGTGCCTCTAATGCCATTTTATTGACTCGATCATAAAAATCGTCTTGGGTTTTTAGAGTAATTGTTTTCATTATACTTTTTATTAAACCATCCACTCTTTTTGGATTTCATCAGCAGAAAACGGCTTAACGCTTAATTGTTGTGCCACGCCAACATTGAGTTTAACTTCCACATTAACTAACTTTTCTTCTCTACCTTGGGAATAGCGTGCTAATATTTTAGCGGCAATTTGCAAGTCTTCTTGATTTGGCCCGCCATCAATTAATGCCAAAGGACCATTACAACTGGTCGGATACAAATTGGCATATTGATTACGATAGCCTTCTAGGAATTTAACTTCGCCTTCT harbors:
- the carA gene encoding glutamine-hydrolyzing carbamoyl-phosphate synthase small subunit gives rise to the protein MSQVALLTLEDGKIFYGKSIGVNGETLGEVVFNTSMTGYQEILTDPSYAQQIVALTYPHIGNTGTNPVDEESDKVYAAGLVIRDLPLMASNWRSDRPLGEYLKLNHIVAISDIDTRALTRHLRTQGTLKGCIIAGDDIDQEAAIAKTQSFAGLKNMDLAKVVSTVQSYEFNQGSYSLEESKFNKLDAKFKVVVYDYGVKKNILRMLVDRGCDLTVVNAQTPVETILAMNPDGVFLSNGPGDPEPCDYAIENIQTLLEKDMPLFGICLGHQLLSLAVGATTQKMKFGHHGANHPVQNLHTKQVVITSQNHGFSVSEENMPNDLEVTHRSLFDNSIQGISVVNKKAFGFQGHPEASPGPHDVSGLFDIFIQEMNE
- a CDS encoding heavy-metal-associated domain-containing protein; translated protein: MKITVDNIKCGGCAATITKKLTTTFDVENIDINIEQGIMNLDVDDAKKAEVVKVLLNLGYPEIDSVHGFNSVKAKAKSFVSCAIGKMDT
- the thiS gene encoding sulfur carrier protein ThiS gives rise to the protein MTLTLNGELLKLADNLNAHDLIVQLSYENQRIALEVNKAIIPKSKHAEFTLNEGDICEIIKAVGGG
- a CDS encoding type II toxin-antitoxin system HicA family toxin — its product is MQQLQNKPKNINFDLLKKLLLQNGYECINSSDSHFVFRKDNAPSITIPFKRPIKVIYVKKVLAILENEK
- a CDS encoding type II toxin-antitoxin system PemK/MazF family toxin — protein: MNKIFARGEIYLANLNPSKGAGIGKIRPVLVI
- a CDS encoding CopG family transcriptional regulator yields the protein MKTITLKTQDDFYDRVNKMALEAHLSKSALIRQAITDYHKSLERKKLLNKCKIPLLKLEI